Proteins encoded within one genomic window of Streptomyces sp. NBC_01314:
- a CDS encoding lysoplasmalogenase — MRWDRASVLLAAFGVAAVVDLGALALGSTPGHVVAKPLLMPLLAAYAYTRGGPRPLVAALLFGWGGDVLLLSDVEPAFLAGMGSFAVGHVCYLVLFGKVRRPEKGAPRARGARSSLAYGVAYTLALVAAVASLWPGLPAELRLPVAGYSALLTAMAWAAGRSGLVAGLGGALFVVSDMLIATGVAEWPQPPRPDLWIMLTYLAAQYLLVHGVLGTLGTRPEPTPAYGEASTHTV; from the coding sequence GTGAGATGGGACAGGGCCTCTGTCCTCCTCGCCGCGTTCGGGGTCGCCGCCGTCGTCGACCTCGGGGCCCTCGCCCTCGGTTCCACTCCCGGGCACGTCGTCGCCAAGCCCCTGCTGATGCCGTTGCTCGCGGCCTATGCGTACACGCGCGGCGGGCCTCGACCGCTGGTCGCCGCCCTGCTGTTCGGCTGGGGCGGAGACGTGCTGCTCCTCTCCGACGTCGAGCCGGCCTTCCTCGCCGGGATGGGCTCCTTCGCGGTCGGGCACGTCTGCTACCTCGTGCTCTTCGGGAAGGTCCGGCGACCCGAGAAGGGGGCTCCACGCGCGCGTGGAGCCCGGAGCTCCCTCGCGTACGGCGTCGCGTACACCCTCGCCCTGGTCGCCGCCGTCGCGAGTCTGTGGCCCGGCCTGCCGGCGGAACTACGGCTGCCCGTCGCGGGATACAGCGCCCTGCTGACCGCGATGGCGTGGGCGGCCGGGCGGTCGGGGCTCGTCGCGGGGCTCGGCGGCGCCCTCTTCGTGGTGTCGGACATGCTCATCGCGACCGGCGTCGCCGAGTGGCCGCAACCGCCCCGCCCCGACCTGTGGATCATGCTCACCTATCTCGCGGCCCAGTACCTGCTGGTCCACGGGGTCCTCGGCACCCTCGGCACGCGGCCCGAACCCACCCCGGCGTACGGTGAGGCGTCCACGCACACGGTCTGA
- a CDS encoding sterol desaturase family protein, which yields MPNLPDVVLWSIPAFVLLTVIEVISVRIHPDDDAAGYETKDAATSVGMGLGSLVFDFLWKIPIVAIYTAIYELTPLRVPVLWWTVPLMLLAQDFFYYWSHRGHHVIRILWACHVVHHSSRKFNLTTALRQPWTTLTVWPFYVPLIALGVHPAALAFCSSANLVYQFWIHTERIGKLPRAFEFVFNTPSHHRVHHASQGGYLDRNFGGILIVWDRLFGSFVEETERPVYGLTKNIGTYNPLRVATHEYVSIAKDLRKAGSWGERAGRILRGPGWQPAQSSERAAVTDEDTATVTGTVA from the coding sequence ATGCCGAACCTGCCCGATGTCGTGCTGTGGTCGATACCCGCCTTCGTGCTGCTCACCGTGATCGAGGTGATCAGTGTCCGGATCCATCCGGACGACGATGCCGCGGGGTACGAGACGAAGGACGCCGCGACGAGCGTCGGCATGGGGCTCGGAAGTCTCGTCTTCGACTTCCTCTGGAAGATCCCGATCGTCGCGATCTACACGGCGATCTACGAGCTGACCCCGCTGCGCGTACCCGTCCTGTGGTGGACGGTCCCGCTGATGCTGCTCGCGCAGGACTTCTTCTACTACTGGTCGCACCGCGGCCACCACGTGATCCGGATCCTCTGGGCCTGCCACGTCGTCCACCACTCCAGCCGGAAGTTCAACCTGACGACCGCCCTGCGGCAACCCTGGACGACCTTGACCGTGTGGCCCTTCTACGTCCCGCTCATCGCCCTCGGCGTGCACCCGGCCGCGCTCGCCTTCTGTTCCTCCGCCAACCTCGTCTACCAGTTCTGGATCCACACCGAGCGGATCGGCAAGCTGCCCCGCGCGTTCGAGTTCGTGTTCAACACGCCGTCGCACCACCGGGTCCACCACGCCTCCCAGGGCGGCTACCTGGACCGCAACTTCGGCGGCATCCTCATCGTCTGGGACCGGCTCTTCGGGTCGTTCGTCGAGGAGACCGAGCGGCCGGTGTACGGGCTGACCAAGAACATCGGCACATACAACCCGCTGCGGGTCGCCACCCATGAGTACGTCTCCATCGCCAAGGACCTTCGGAAGGCGGGGAGTTGGGGAGAACGGGCGGGGCGGATCCTCCGCGGGCCCGGTTGGCAGCCCGCACAGTCGTCCGAGCGGGCCGCGGTGACCGACGAGGACACGGCCACCGTCACGGGGACCGTCGCGTGA